One genomic region from Thermocrinis sp. encodes:
- a CDS encoding tetratricopeptide repeat protein: MKDYKGIFSKMGEQLVEKYIEDLKRELEDKPDDPDLLFKLGVGYVRLGKTSKAREVYTKLKEIDAEKAKELLDMMYEV, encoded by the coding sequence ATGAAAGATTACAAGGGAATTTTTAGCAAAATGGGAGAACAACTGGTAGAAAAATACATAGAGGACCTAAAAAGGGAGTTGGAAGACAAACCCGACGATCCCGATCTTCTTTTCAAACTCGGAGTTGGTTACGTCAGGCTTGGCAAAACGTCTAAGGCAAGGGAGGTTTATACCAAACTAAAGGAAATTGATGCTGAGAAGGCAAAAGAACTTT